Proteins found in one Miscanthus floridulus cultivar M001 chromosome 4, ASM1932011v1, whole genome shotgun sequence genomic segment:
- the LOC136547905 gene encoding uncharacterized protein, with product MLLLNWSPLCHCLPGPTCLGLGPVGPPRGEAAFRTGASHSSVRSVQQTLAPQPAIQDAAAAGGRPDGGASSASPRTIPRSSSAPPRLRRRFRELHRTPPMLGFLHSSLNYSSRWKAKFVRTAASCPPIAYRSHCWVLDARHGRVLLRAEPENALVIWDPIADEQKELPLPKPSQPLVSWNAAVLCAAHGSCDHLDCHRRSFLVGFVCTDTTGETTICTYSCDTATWTSWSDQIFAHQQPSACVDPFKPSALVGNALYFGFYRRKNMILKYELESRAKSVIDLPHIHRDWCTHNHGGWWARICHPT from the coding sequence ATGCTGCTGCTGAACTGGTCACCTCTGTGTCACTGCCTTCCAGGACCCACATGTCTGGGCCTTGGGCCTGTTGGGCCGCCGCGTGGGGAAGCAGCCTTCCGAACCGGGGCATCCCATTCTTCAGTTCGTTCAGTCCAGCAAACCCTCGCGCCGCAACCAGCGATCCAGGATGCCGCCGCCGCTGGCGGCCGCCCTGATGGAGGAGCCTCCTCCGCTTCCCCCCGCACGATCCCGCGCTCCTCGTCCGCGCCGCCTCGTCTCCGGCGCAGGTTCCGCGAGTTACACCGCACGCCCCCAATGCTGGGGTTCCTCCACAGCAGCCTCAACTATTCCAGCAGATGGAAGGCCAAGTTCGTGCGCACAGCCGCCTCCTGCCCGCCGATTGCCTACCGCAGCCACTGCTGGGTGCTCGATGCGCGCCACGGGCGTGTACTCCTGCGAGCCGAGCCGGAGAACGCCCTGGTGATTTGGGACCCCATCGCCGACGAGCAGAAGGAACTGCCCTTGCCCAAGCCGTCGCAGCCCCTGGTCAGCTGGAATGCGGCAGTTCTCTGCGCGGCCCATGGCAGCTGcgaccaccttgattgccaccGCCGATCCTTCCTCGTGGGTTTTGTGTGCACTGATACTACTGGTGAGACGACCATCTGCACCTACTCTTGTGACACTGCTACGTGGACGTCGTGGAGCGACCAAATCTTCGCTCATCAGCAGCCTTCTGCCTGTGTCGACCCTTTCAAGCCAAGCGCGCTTGTGGGGAATGCACTCTACTTTGGGTTTTACCGGAGAAAAAACATGATTCTAAAGTATGAGTTGGAATCGCGTGCAAAGTCTGTAATTGATCTACCACACATTCATAGGGACTGGTGTACTCATAACCACGGTGGATGGTGGGCTCGGATTTGCCACCCTACATGA